A DNA window from Phragmites australis chromosome 11, lpPhrAust1.1, whole genome shotgun sequence contains the following coding sequences:
- the LOC133884954 gene encoding MAR-binding filament-like protein 1 yields the protein MDYHHLLVLPPSPPVPRPSLLPSPRRRRRRGGGVLASASNANRSSVAGANDATRRRAVLLVGVSVLPLLRLRDAAAAAARARPSTVDLVTDIPKADGTHPEEPDEELLQPDIEVPPPRNPLAGLLNAIAVIVSGVFAGLLRTSQQERKALESTISSMEIKFVENEGVMSMLRETYEKRILDEQAELKKQARKFQEEEASLLDQLASSTRTVTSLTEEVQREKELVEQLNLKINELKSSIAQAVEDKHVSEGKLKEKKEMLNTLHDKVNLLSQEVNTKEECVREFSSSLSAKEEDYQNLNVIYNQTKENLKQANSQIKQLEKDVLTGKDDVKSKVSLIESLNGKVQTLYTEKGEVEEKINALMRQYTDMKTSSEERASHDSELLFEKDGLLNQLEEKLSAALSDSSKDRTRIAELQNELDNTRTVLDNEVVAHKSLLDLVQSTEEALRDSRNEVFKLSEELNEVKRSNQDLITQISKFTDEASEVKQALANKLAEAESVSSALSDELASIREILKKSQEELEVTLNQLVSVMEAHGDLNKELLDAYKKLESTTNELVKERKIDATLNRELEALVKQSVIESEARRALQVDLDEATKSLNEVNESTLSLSKQLESTNSMISAIKEEKEMLSKALDEQKKSTVEAQENMEDAQSIINRLGTERESFEMRSKKLEEELATAKGEILRLRRQISTSRSQNTKVLLDTGATPNTSQSPKEQPVNDHAQNTNSANAGTPSKRVYRRRKGGAST from the exons ATGGACTaccaccacctcctcgtcctccccccctcgccgccggtgccgcgcccctccctcctcccgtccccccgccgccgccgccgccgcggagggGGCGTCCTGGCCTCAGCGTCCAACGCCAACCGCTCCTCGGTGGCGGGGGCGAACGACGCCACGCGGAGGAGGGCCGTGCTCCTGGTCGGGGTCTCGGTGCTCCCGCTCCTCCGCCTCCGtgacgccgcggcggcggcggccagggcGCGGCCCTCGACGGTGGATCTCGTCACTG ATATTCCAAAGGCCGATGGAACTCACCCTGAAGAACCTGATGAAGAACTACTTCAGCCTGATATAGAAGTACCACCTCCGAGGAATCCACTTGCAGGTCTTCTGAATGCAATTGCAGTTATTGTTTCTGGTGTTTTTGCTGGACTTCTTCGTACTTCACAACAGGAAAGGAAGGCCTTGGAATCGACCATCTCATCT ATGGAGATAAAATTTGTTGAAAATGAGGGTGTGATGTCTATGCTTAGGGAAACCTATGAGAAAAGGATATTGGATGAACAAGCAGAACTGAAGAAACAAGCTAGGAAGTTCCAGGAGGAGGAAGCTTCGCTTCTAGATCAGTTGGCTTCATCTACGAGGACTGTGACATCTTTAACTGAGGAAGTTCAAAGGGAGAAGGAGCTAGTTGAGCAGCTTAACCTTAAGATAAATGAACTTAAGAGTAGTATTGCACAAGCAGTGGAAGACAAACATGTGTCTGAAGGCAAATTGAAGGAAAAGAAGGAAATGCTTAATACTTTGCATGACAAGGTAAATCTGCTTAGCCAAGAGGTAAACACCAAGGAGGAATGCGTCAGGGAATTCAGCTCATCACTTTCTGCCAAGGAAGAAGACTACCAGAACCTGAATGTGATCTACAATCAAACCAAAGAGAACCTAAAACAGGCAAATTCTCAAATAAAGCAACTGGAGAAGGATGTTCTTACAGGTAAAGATGATGTAAAATCAAAGGTATCATTAATTGAATCATTGAATGGGAAAGTTCAAACATTATACACTGAAAAGGGTGAagtagaagaaaaaataaatgcGCTAATGAGACAGTATACAGACATGAAAACTTCTTCTGAAGAGAGGGCATCTCACGATTCTGAACTATTGTTTGAGAAAGATGGTCTGCTCAATCAGCTTGAAGAAAAACTTTCTGCTGCATTAAGTGACTCTAGTAAAGACAGAACTAGAATTGCAGAGTTGCAAAATGAATTGGACAACACCAGAACAGTGCTAGATAATGAAGTTGTAGCGCATAAAAGTTTGTTAGATCTTGTTCAGTCCACCGAAGAGGCGCTAAGAGATTCCAGAAATGAGGTGTTCAAACTCTCTGAAGAGCTTAATGAAGTAAAGAGATCAAATCAGGACTTGATAACCCAGATTTCAAAATTCACAGATGAGGCTAGTGAAGTGAAACAGGCTCTGGCTAACAAACTAGCAGAGGCAGAATCAGTTTCTTCAGCTCTTTCAGATGAACTGGCCTCGATCAGGGAGATACTTAAAAAGTCACAAGAAGAACTTGAAGTAACATTGAATCAATTAGTGTCTGTCATGGAAGCACATGGTGACCTTAATAAAGAATTGCTGGATGCATATAAGAAGTTAGAGTCCACAACAAATGAGCTAGTTAAAGAACGTAAAATCGACGCTACTCTAAATAGGGAGCTTGAGGCTTTGGTGAAACAATCAGTGATAGAGTCTGAAGCAAGAAGAGCTCTTCAAGTAGACTTGGATGAGGCCACTAAATCGCTAAATGAGGTGAATGAAAGTACACTATCTCTGTCGAAGCAGCTGGAAAGCACTAATTCTATGATTTCTGCTATtaaagaagagaaggagatgCTATCGAAGGCTCTTGATGAACAAAAGAAAAGTACAGTTGAAGCTCAAGAAAATATGGAGGATGCTCAGAGTATTATAAACAGGCTTGGgaccgagagagagagttttGAAATGAGGTCTAAAAAGCTTGAGGAAGAACTGGCCACAGCAAAAGGTGAGATATTACGTTTGAGGAGGCAGATTAGTACAAGTAGGTCTCAGAATACAAAAGTTCTCCTGGACACAGGTGCAACACCGAATACTAGTCAATCTCCGAAAGAGCAGCCTGTGAATGATCATGCTCAAAATACCAACAGTGCTAATGCTGGAACTCCTTCTAAAAGGGTTTATAGGAGAAGAAAAGGTGGAGCATCGACATGA